In Cherax quadricarinatus isolate ZL_2023a chromosome 36, ASM3850222v1, whole genome shotgun sequence, one DNA window encodes the following:
- the LOC138853635 gene encoding exosome complex component RRP40-like: MSLKVGGAEIIGVVLPGDEILQFNPDVNKERICIGPGLRWEDNVVRATKPGILKKTTKKLYYVDTHQKRYIPQRREFVIGIVLKKKGDYYTIDIGGSEQATISYLSFENASKKTRKEMKPGDLIFGQLLVANKDMEPEMVCIDTYDRAVGMGSLPEGGIMFNVSLHVARLIVNPENPFLLNISKKVQYAIVTGFNGRVWVKAKKQSDMVAIMNCILMLEVMTLKEANDNVFKVFESFSRHGLK, from the exons ATGAGCTTAAA GGTTGGTGGAGCTGAAATAATTGGCGTGGTCCTGCCAGGAGATGAGATTCTTCAATTTAACCCAGATGTGAACAAGGAGCGCATCTGTATAGGACCAGGGCTTCGCTGGGAAGATAATGTTGTGCGTGCAACcaaaccagggatcttgaagaagACGACTAAGAAATTGTATTATGTGGATACACACCAGAAACGTTACATTCCACAAAGAAGGGAGTTTGTAATTGGCATAGTATTAAAAAAGAAAGGAGATTACTATACCATAGACATAGGTGGAAGTGAACAAGCAACTATATCCTACTTGTCATTTGAAAATGCCTCCAAAAAGACAAGGAAGGAGATGAAGCCTGGAGACCTTATTTTTGGACAGTTGCTTGTTGCTAACAAGGACATGGAACCTGAGATGGTGTGCATCGACACATATGATCGTGCAGTGGGAATGGGCTCTCTGCCTGAGGGTGGCATCATGTTCAATGTCTCATTGCATGTTGCTCGGTTAATTGTTAATCCAGAAAATCCATTTCTTTTAAATATCAGCAAGAAGGTTCAGTATGCAATAGTCACAGGTTTTAATGGACGTGTGTGGGTTAAAGCCAAGAAGCAGAGTGACATGGTGGCTATTATGAATTGCATTTTAATGTTAGAAGTCATGACCTTAAAGGAAGCGAATGATAATGTTTTCAAAGTTTTTGAATCCTTTTCAAGACATGGACTCAAGTAG